The Leucobacter rhizosphaerae genome includes a region encoding these proteins:
- a CDS encoding methylenetetrahydrofolate reductase — MTATLLTGSAPTRARFSFEVFPARSGAAALALGHAVQHLSAVGPDFISVTYGANGSNRDASLDLLTYLRNHTDALPLAHLTTVGEDRDAVRSVIHRIMDAGVHDFLALRGDPPRGLGEDDPAVAGSLSSVELLELIAEVRSERPHFTSVGRTVVAAYPNGHPLSRSRSEDIDWLITKQEAGAQFAITQLFFRAEEYLGFVADARSAGLRIPVLPGLMPVSTSAQLRKVASLAGRPAPVELEREMEATGGFAPELGVEYAVELARELLDGGAPSIHLYTFNRHEQVLAVLRELHLLAVPA; from the coding sequence GTGACCGCCACGCTCCTGACCGGCAGCGCGCCGACGCGCGCTCGGTTCTCGTTCGAGGTGTTTCCCGCGCGGAGCGGCGCGGCCGCGCTGGCGCTCGGCCACGCCGTTCAGCACCTGTCCGCGGTCGGGCCAGATTTCATCTCGGTGACGTACGGCGCGAACGGCTCGAACCGGGACGCATCACTCGACCTGCTCACCTACCTGCGCAACCACACGGATGCGCTGCCGCTGGCGCACCTGACGACCGTCGGCGAGGACCGGGACGCCGTGCGGTCGGTGATCCACCGCATCATGGATGCCGGTGTGCACGACTTCCTCGCGCTGCGGGGCGACCCGCCGAGGGGGCTCGGCGAGGACGACCCCGCCGTCGCCGGTTCGCTCAGCTCGGTCGAGCTGCTGGAGCTGATCGCCGAGGTGCGCAGCGAGCGGCCGCACTTCACGAGTGTGGGGCGGACGGTGGTGGCGGCGTACCCGAACGGTCACCCGCTGTCCCGATCCCGCTCCGAAGACATCGACTGGCTCATCACGAAACAGGAGGCGGGCGCGCAGTTCGCCATCACGCAGCTCTTCTTCCGGGCGGAGGAGTACCTCGGGTTCGTCGCGGATGCACGATCCGCGGGGCTCCGTATCCCGGTACTCCCGGGACTCATGCCCGTGTCGACGAGCGCGCAACTCCGCAAGGTCGCGTCGCTCGCCGGCCGCCCGGCGCCCGTCGAACTCGAGCGTGAAATGGAAGCGACCGGCGGTTTCGCTCCCGAACTGGGCGTCGAGTACGCGGTCGAGCTGGCGCGGGAGCTGCTCGACGGGGGTGCGCCGTCGATCCACCTCTACACCTTCAACCGCCACGAGCAGGTGCTCGCCGTGCTTCGGGAGCTCCATTTGCTGGCCGTGCCGGCCTGA
- a CDS encoding LysM peptidoglycan-binding domain-containing protein — MSALVLDSQSEFTPVAYEAAPAMRVRLTKRGRMVFGALATALVAGLLACVAAIAAPQALASNSAGGQEFHYVVAQPGASLWSLASTLDPSADPRDLVAEIVQLNQLDGSGVQAGQPIAVPLRYSDAAGVVSGEELSGELEAAAF, encoded by the coding sequence ATGAGCGCACTGGTTCTCGACTCGCAGTCGGAGTTCACCCCCGTGGCATACGAGGCGGCACCCGCGATGCGCGTGCGCCTCACCAAGCGCGGGCGCATGGTCTTCGGTGCGCTGGCAACGGCGCTCGTTGCCGGTCTCCTTGCGTGTGTGGCCGCCATCGCCGCGCCCCAGGCGCTCGCCTCGAACTCGGCCGGCGGCCAGGAGTTTCACTACGTCGTGGCGCAGCCGGGAGCCTCTCTCTGGTCGCTCGCGTCGACACTCGATCCCTCTGCTGACCCGCGCGACCTCGTCGCGGAGATCGTGCAGCTGAACCAGCTCGACGGCTCGGGCGTGCAGGCCGGCCAGCCGATCGCGGTGCCGCTGCGCTACTCCGACGCCGCCGGTGTGGTGTCGGGCGAGGAACTCTCGGGCGAACTCGAGGCTGCGGCCTTCTGA
- the lexA gene encoding transcriptional repressor LexA, which yields MSTAAAPPSSKPLTEKQQAILEFISQSVESRGYPPSMREIGDAVGLSSLSSVTHQLSRLELAGFIRRDPNRPRALEILVELASTRSAVDEAPQQRPEETAFVPLVGHIAAGVPITADQQVEELVPLPRQLVGDGQLFMLRVVGDSMIDAAICDRDFVVVRQQREAENGDIVAAMLDGEATVKVFRRRDGHTWLLPRNSAFEPILGDHAEVLGKVVAVFRSV from the coding sequence ATGAGCACCGCGGCCGCGCCCCCCTCCTCGAAGCCCCTCACCGAAAAGCAGCAGGCGATCCTCGAGTTCATCTCCCAGTCGGTCGAGTCGCGGGGGTACCCCCCGAGCATGCGGGAGATCGGTGACGCCGTCGGGTTGTCATCGCTCTCGAGCGTGACCCACCAGCTCAGTCGGCTCGAGCTCGCCGGGTTCATCCGCCGCGACCCGAACCGGCCGCGCGCGCTCGAGATCCTCGTCGAGCTGGCGAGCACCCGCAGCGCGGTCGATGAGGCTCCGCAGCAGCGCCCGGAGGAGACGGCCTTCGTGCCGCTCGTCGGCCACATCGCAGCGGGGGTGCCGATCACGGCGGATCAGCAGGTGGAGGAGCTCGTGCCGCTCCCCCGTCAGTTGGTGGGAGACGGACAGCTCTTCATGCTCCGGGTCGTGGGCGACTCGATGATCGACGCCGCCATCTGCGATCGCGACTTCGTCGTCGTCCGGCAGCAGCGGGAAGCGGAGAATGGGGACATCGTCGCGGCGATGCTCGACGGCGAGGCGACCGTCAAGGTCTTCCGCCGTCGCGACGGGCACACCTGGCTCCTCCCCCGCAACAGCGCGTTCGAGCCGATCCTCGGCGATCACGCCGAGGTGCTGGGCAAGGTCGTGGCGGTCTTCCGCTCGGTGTAA